The following nucleotide sequence is from Candidatus Peregrinibacteria bacterium.
TCATAATGAATAAAAAGAACTCCTTATCGAATTCAAAATTCAGCCATTCGGCTCTGAGGAGCCTCAGACTCTCGAAGAGAATTTAAAATTCAAAATTTTCTATGAACTCCCTTCTTCTCAAACGATCACTTTTGGAATTTACAAAAACTCTTTGGAGAAATCGATGGATCACCATGGGAACTGTTATTTCTATGGCGTTGGTCTTTTTTCTGACGTGGATGGTGCTCTCGCTTGGCGATTCTTCTCAGCGGATTGTTGACCGTGTGGAGAAAAAAGTAGACATAGGAGTTTTTTTCCAGCAGGATGTTCCCTCTTTTCAAATTGAAGGATTTCTTACAGAACTTGAGCGAATGAAAGAAGATGGAAAAATACAAAAATATGAGTTTTTCTCCAAGGAACGGGCGCTGGAACAGATGAAAGAAAAATATCCGGAAAAAGTACGATTTCTTGAGCGGTATAAATTTAAAAATCCGCTTCAGGACTCTGTTGAAATTGTTCCCGGAAGTATGGGATCAGATGAGATTTTTGCATTTTTGGAGGACGATCGATTTAAAACCGTAGTAGACTATGAATTTTTCGATACCTATCAGCAAAAAAAAGAAGAAGTAAATCGTATTCTTCATCTTCTTTCTTTCTCTCGAAGCGGAGGAGTTTTCCTCGTCTTTGTGTTTTCGGGCATTCTTATTTTTCTCATTGCTTATTTTGTGACCTCCATTTTAAGTCAAAAGAAAAAAGAAATTTTT
It contains:
- a CDS encoding FtsX-like permease family protein; protein product: MNSLLLKRSLLEFTKTLWRNRWITMGTVISMALVFFLTWMVLSLGDSSQRIVDRVEKKVDIGVFFQQDVPSFQIEGFLTELERMKEDGKIQKYEFFSKERALEQMKEKYPEKVRFLERYKFKNPLQDSVEIVPGSMGSDEIFAFLEDDRFKTVVDYEFFDTYQQKKEEVNRILHLLSFSRSGGVFLVFVFSGILIFLIAYFVTSILSQKKKEIFIMRLVGASHAFIRLPFILEGITLSLLAFLISYVMFDVFINLVAPTAIHFFPSSSDQIFMGTLIFETQDYFHGMFFIALLSLFITSGIIAFIRVERFISKRHLLASD